The sequence AATCTGGCTGCTGACTCCAGAGAGGATCGGCTGCATATCGCCAACAACGTTTTCGAAGAGACCAATCCGTGCGTCCAGTCGCTCGTAGATGTCCGTCTCGACCGTGTCCTCGTAGCTGTAATTGAGAATCGTCACCTCGTCGTACCGCTGTCCGATACGGTCGATTCGCCCGATACGCTGTTCGACACGCATCGGATTCCACGGGAGATCGTAGTTGATGAGAGCGCCACACTCCTGAAGGTTCAGCCCCTCACTGGCAGAGTCCGTACAGACGAGAATATCGACTTGCCCATCGTCCGCTGCGAACTCGCGCTTCACCCGCTCTTTGCCGACGTGAGTCCACGACCCCGAGTCGCCATCGTACATCTCGCCGCCGCGGCCAGAGTAGGTCGCGACAGTCTCACCGTGGATAGACACGAGGCTCTGACGGATGAAGTCCATCGTGTCCGCATACTGCGTAAAGATGATCGCCCGGTTGTGCCCCTCGTGATCCAGTTCGTTGAGATCGTCGATGAGTTGGCCGATTTTGGGGTCCTGGTCTATCTCCGCCAGTTCGTCGACGAACGACTCCAGTTCCTCGATTTCCTGGTCTAAGAGATGGAGTCCCTCGTCAGTGACGTTGGGGATGATCTCAGCGAGATCAGCATCTTCCAAGTCGCCCTCCAGTTCTTCCAGCGCCTCCACATCCTCAAGATCGTACTCGGAGAGCGTCTCCATCACCACCTGACGAGAGCCGCCCGAATCCGCTTCCTGAGCACGCTGTTTCCCCCTAAGCACTGTCCGCTGTCCCCGGAGTTTCTTGAGGCGGTTCTGGAGACTCTGCGAAATCGCATAGACGCTGCTGGTGAGACGTTGACGGTACGTCGTCATCACGAACCCAATCGCCCGGGATTCTGCCTCGTCAGACTGCTGGGCGAGCTTGTAGAACTTCCTCGTGTAATCGTCGATCCGGTCGTAAACGCGGCGCGTTTCGTCGGTCAGCTCAATCTTGTGCTGCTCTGGATTTCGGTCGGGGACAGTCGCATCAAGGAGTCCCACACGCTCGTACTTGCGGAGAGTGTCACGGGTATTCCGATGGATGAGCGCATCGACAGGGGTCGACTCCCCGAGGACGTCCTGAACGACCTTCCAGCCTGATTCCGAGAGCTCGTCGAGCGCTGCAAGGCGTTCGTTCCGCGAGAACGTCAGCCACTCCTCATCCGCTTTCCACGCAGGGTACAGGAGGTACTTCAGCTTCTCGTCCTCTTTGGCGTCGAATGGGTCGACATCGTGCTCGTCCATCGCGGATTCGAACACGTCGATGTACCCATCGTAGTGTTCGCCGTAGTCACTGGCGAGGTCACATGCCCGAAGCACGCGTTGTTTGGCGATAGACCGGGCCTGCTGGTCGTCACCCACGTCCAGTTCGGTGCCGACCGCGTCGAACACGAGGTCGGAGAGGCTCCGTTCACCAGGGAGCCGGTCTTGATACCGGCTTTCGGTGAGCGTCGCCTGTGCGGACCACGACTCGTCGTTGGAAGAGGTATCACTACCCACCTCCTTGTCCAGCGCTTTCGTGAGCGCACGGCGGGTTTCGAAGAACTCGACGAACTCGTCTTGATTGTCCCACTCCCCAGGGAGGTCGAGCAAGGACATCAGATCGTACAACTCGCCCGCATGCAACTGCATGGGTGTCGCGGTGAGGAGGTAGTACGCCTGCGTGTGGTCGCGGAGACGTTCCAGCATCGAGTAGAAGCTGCTCCCTTTGCGTCCGTTGTGGGCCTCGTCGACGATGACTGCGTCCCACACACCCTCTCGGTTCGACGTCTGCCGGCCGCGACAACTCGCAGGCACCTCGTCGCGTGTTCGCGTCTGGCCGCCATCCTTGGGGGCGACCTGATCCCATCGATCACGTAGTCTCGCAGTATGCCAGGACATGATGACGATCGCGGGGCCGCTGTTCTCGTCGCCGTCCTGATGGTCGTGGAGGAACCGCCACATGGGGCTCTCCACCCAGGCCTGTTCTCGTTCTTGGCCCTGGAGGTCGAGTTCGGACGCTCCTGGCGGGGAGTGTTCGCGTCCGAACGCATCGATGAAGGCGTACTCGTAGTTGCTTCCTCGCTCGTAGCGGTAGGTGTTCAGATTGAACTTCTCCCACATCTCCTCCTGCCACTGAACAGTGAGGCTTGCCGGGACGAGCAACAGTCCAGTCTCAAGCTCGTCAGTCAACCCGAGGCGAGAGAGTGTGAGCCCGGCTTCGATGGTCTTCCCGAGACCGACCTCGTCACAGAGCAGGAAGCTGTTCGGATAGGTGTTGACCAGCGTATCGGATACGACGCGCTGGTGCGGCCACGGTGTAATCGTGCTGCCTTCCTCGGCAAGTGCGAGTCCGCCCGGAGAGAGGTGCCCATCGGAGATGATGTTCGCCTTGTCGCGTTCCGTCGGCGGTGCTTCACCACGGGCGATTTGAATCGCTTCCTCGAGTTTCGTCTGCGAGTCCGGATCCTTCCAGTCGATGAGTTCCTTCTCGATGGCTTCCGGGAGGTCGTACACCTCGACGTAGGGGTGTTCGTTCTCCCAGAGTCGGTCGAAGGTATCGATGTCGCCGTCGACGTACGTCGACTGCTGGTCGACCCACGAACGGTGGACTTTGAACCGCTCGTAGTTGTTCTTCCACCCGCCGACGGTCTCGTTCACGCTCCCTTCGAACGAGAGCGCATTCCCATCATCGTCGTGAAAGATACCCATCTTCGGGTGGAAGATACGCCAAGAACCCTCGCGGGGAACGGCGACCTTGATGTGTAGACGACCTTCTCGGAGGAGTCGGGCGAGAAGTTGGAGCTGTGCGTCTAACTGCTCGTCCTCCAACTCTTCGAGCTCGTCGGTCAGTTCGTCGGTGAGTGCCTCGAAGATCGGGCGGTCGGTGGAGTAGAGTTCGGTACCGACGACGAGTCGCATCTCGCCGTCGTTCTCGAGGAGGGCGTCGATTCCTCGGGAGGCGACCGCGAGCGCGCTGCAGAAAGTACCCGGCGACGCGGTCGTAGCGAATGGATCGTTTGAGGGCAGGGACATAGAATTCATCGACTAGATACATCCCGTCGGCAGTGGGCTTGCTCTCGTAGATTGAAGACCAAGATCGATCCGGGAATGTCGACATTATGAGGACGTGACTCTGAGTTCACAGCATTCCCACTTATATTGTGTGACGGGATACTGGATATCCGAGTCAGGGTAAAGAAGGGAGTCAGGGAACTGCTGACTCAGTAGTCGTCGATGCCTGTCTGCTGGGTCTGCTGGTTGTCTTCAGCGAAGACGTTCGGGCTGAAGTCTAGGTCGAGGACGTCTCGGGTTCGTCCGACTGCGAGGTCGCGGGCGAGTTCCCAGTCCTCGTGGTCGTGAGGGAGAACTTGAAGCAGAGCCTGAAGCGTCGCTTTGAACGTCGAATCGGAGTCGAAGTTCCGTTCACGAAGCCAGTCGCAGCAGGCGCTCTCTCCCTTCACGTCGTAGATGTGCATCGCAGCGTGAACCTTGTCCAGAGCAAGCCCAAACGAGAGGTCGTCAGGGTTCACCGGGATACGGCTGGATCGGTTCTCTGGTTTTTCATTCGCGTTCTGGACACGATCTGCGTGCCCCCGGAGTCTCATATCGCCCCTGCTTTTGCGCCAAGTCTTCGTGCTGCGCTTGATGTCATCGACGTCGACACCGATACCGTACCCGAGCTGAAGCCCCTCATCGTAGGAGAATGTATCCGATTCGTGAACGAGCCAGCAGAGGATGTACCACTCCGTGATATCGTCAAGATCGCCGATTCCTTCTGCTTCGAGATACTCGTCGACCAGGACCTGAGTAACCGCTTCGCGCGCCTCCTCAAGTGCACGCCGTGGAGGTACTTCGTTGTCTTCGTCGTCGACAACAGGATATGCGTCAGCGAAGACGCGGAGGGTTGGACCGAACGCGCTGATAATCACGTCAGTCTTGGTGAGACTTAGGCCCGAGTCAATGAGATCGCGTGCAGCGTTCTTCGCGGCCGCTCGTGTGTCTGATTTCACGTCGTTCCAGAGCGTCGGAACTGCATTCTCTGGATCGCGCTCCTGGTGCGGCTTGCGCCCCGTTAGCAGGAGAGTGCTATCTGCCGATGCACTCTCGCGCATCCCTGCTCGTTGAGGCATTTCGCTCGTGATAGGGTGCGTTGACGTGATAGTGAACCCAGAGTTGATGAGCGACATCGTCAGCGTGTCCCAGGCATCAGTTTCCTTGTGAGTGAACATCACCGTCATTACGCCGCCCGGTTCAAGGACCCGATAGAGTTCAGAGAAAATCTCGCTCATTTTTCGCTCGTAGGAGTCATTAGCGAGGTCTCGTTTTGAAGAACCATTTCCAGCGACGCCATCGAAGCGGTCCGGATTCGCTACAGCTTCGTTCTCTTTATCAGTGAGACTCTCTCGGAAGATGTCCGGGAAGACATCATCAAGCAGTTCGCGCATCCATACGTAGAACACGTCCGAAAGTTCGGCGTACATGATACTGCTGTAGTACGGTGGATCTACAACGACCGCACTAACACTATCTTCAGCTTGGTTCAGATTTGCAGCATCACCGACTGAAACATTAGCTGGGTCTGAGCCTTCGGGGAGATAGCCCACAAGTTCACCATACGACTGATATATTTTGTCGACGTACGAGACGAAGTCGACACCACCGACCGAAATATTATTATCTGTAAATACCCGCTTGAAGGCGAGGTTTTTGCCTTTGAACATACGGCTGGGATATCCTTTGCTCGTGTCCCAGTCTGCCAAACGACTATTCCGGTCGATCAATTTGCTGAACGAGAGGGTCAGCAGTGTAAGGATGGCCTCCGCAGTCTTTTGATTATGTTCTTCCTCAATCTGCGGCTGGAAGTGATTTATAGCGTCAACATATTCGTAATTACATACCAACTGTCGTGGAGAGAACAACTCGCGCCATTGATTGATACCGAAATTACGAGGCTCTGCTGTTTTGTTCCCTTCCGGAATTGGTGTCGATAAGAATGTCGAGAGCTCGAAATCAGATTGGATACGATCTCGGGCGGCGTCTAATGCTTCCACATCAGCTTCATTTGGTGACCGGAACCCATGGTGGCCGTCACTTTTCAGATATCGGACGCAATATACATCGTAGTCAAATTCGCCTTCGTTAAATCGTTCTCTTACCTCATCATCCTCAGTTACAACCCCACACCTCAGGCATTCTGCATCGCCTCCTCTGGAGACCGGGCCATTATCAGCATCAAACCCACGGAGATCCTCTTCATCTGGATTGACGATGACTTCGTACTCTACCGTTCCGTCATCTAATATCTCGGGCCGAACGACTACCCGTATCCCATCGCTTCTGGTTCGAATCCACCACTTGGTCACCAGTGGAATTTCCGCTCCACACGAACGGCATTGGACGTGGTACGTGCAAACGTAGTTATCGGGCGTGTGGCTTTCTCGGGTGCTGGGGAAGTATTCCTGAATTCGAGGCTTCGCCCTGTCGTCGACTTTCTTTGCCCAGCGTTTCACCTCGCTCTCGATATCACCTACTGCTGGAGCATATTCCAGCATGACTTTCAGAATCAGAGACGGTACTGGGTTGAGCTCGTTTGCATGGGTCGGAAGTCCATATCGAAGAGACTCATACGGAATCACACCGCCCCCAGCGGTTGGATCTAATACCGACGGAAGCTCACCATCCCAGTGTTCACGGAGCGCCTCGTGAATCTCTGCTCTCTCTGAATCGGTAGGAGACTGGGTGAAGGGACGGGGATACCCGTAGTGACTTTCTAAGTTCCCACTTCGTTGGTCTTCGGTCGCCTTCTTTCGTTCTACGTATTCGTTTAGACTGCCCTCGACCTCCCGGTTGGGCCCAATTTGCATCCAGCGAAGCAGGTCGTCAGAATCGATGCCTTGGGGCAGCACCGAAGCAAGAATAGCGAGCCGCGATGCCGGCGTCGGTCGTCGTGCGAACCAAGGGTGGAGATACCTATGGGGAGGGAGATACTGTGGGTTTGCTTCACGCAGGTTCTCAATGCCGACCGTTTTCAACGGGAGTTTCCCCTCGATGGCGAGAGGCTTCAGAGACGAATCCTCCTCCGAGTCGTGAATTGGATTTTCACTCATGGTTAGATATGATCAGTCAGTAGCGTTCGTAGTGCTTTTTCGCCGTTCGGTGAAGACGGGGAACGACACTTTGCGTGCCAGTAGTAGCACTCTTCGTCGCTCATTCGCGCGATACCACGACAGAACGCCCGCATCCGGTCAACCCGCTGAATGGGCTTTACACCAAGGAAGCCCAGAGCCAATCGAACGCCGACGGTCTCCGGGAGGAACACCTCGGCAGCACCGCCAGCGGTGAGTACAGACTCATCTCGGTCTGCCCCACGGAGCGTCTCCCGTACCAGCGGGAGGATAGAGCGGAGCCGACTCTCAGACAGCCGCGTGACTTTCATCGCCGTCCAGTCGTCCCACTCCCATCTGTCGACCTCTGGATCCGCTGACTCTCCGAACACCGATTCGAACGCTTCCGTCACGAGGCCCCGATTGGGGTTACCACGCTGGAGACGGTCACGACGAGCGGACGCCTGCGCCTCGGGCAGTAGTTCGTACAGTGTCAGCGATGCACCCTCGGCGTCGTCACGACGGACGAGCGCGAAGGTTGGGCGGCCCCCGTAGACGCTACTGCCGAACTGGCCTGCTCCGATCGTCTCATCTTCGGGGCCGAGCGTTGGTGGCGCGTCTGCGTCGGGGGTAGGGTGGGACGTCATTGCTGAACCTCTGCGGGTACTTCGACCGGTCCTCGGCCTTGAACCTTCACGTCGATGTTCGTCGAGCCGAGCTCGTCCTGGAGCTCCGCGAGTACGTCGTCTTCCGCGTCCGTGATTGGCTCGGGGTCGTTCAGATCGACGCGGAACTTTAGTTCGACGAGCGACGCGCCGTCGAACGGGTCTGGCTGGTTCGTTACACGGGAGAACTCGTCGATACCGCCGGTGAAGTCAGCCTGGTACGACGCCCCGGCCGACGACTCCGTCTTGTACCGCATCCGTACCGAGACGTTGTCTGCCCGGTCCTTGAACGCTTGGCGTTGGGCGATGAACGAGCCCTTCGACAGCTGATCGTCGCCACCAAGCTCGATAGTGACGCGATCAATGCCAGGAGTGCCGCCCGAGGAGGCTTTTCCGAGAGCGTGCGTCCGAACCTCGTTGAAGGCTCGGGAGGTCGCCATCAGACTCGTCGACCGCTCCCAGTCGTTCGGCCCGTCACACCGCGAACAGAGTCCATCAGGCCCCAGCTGGTCGACTTCCCGCCCGCATTGGTGACAAGTCAGCTTCTCGGGCTCGTGTTGAGGGCAGTACTGCTGGTCGACACCGATCTCGTTAGTACATCCTTCCTCTGCGCACGTATCCTTCGTCGTCTCTGGCGGTCGGATGACATCGTGGTGGACGTCGAGGAGCGCGTTGACATCGGTGTAGACGACGTACTCGTCGCCGATCTTGACGTCCGAATCACGAATGCTCGTGCGGACGTCCGGCGACCCGGAGAGCGGATTTGCCTTCCGCCAGTTCTCCGGACGGTCGTCCTCGTCACCGTCCCAGTAGGCGAGACCGTTCTCGCCAGCGGTGCTGTCCCAGTACGTGTACCCCGCGTCGTCGACCATCTTCGCCACCGTCTTTCGAAGCGGCTTGGTGTTGAGGAGGTACGGGAGCCCGGGCTTCTTCGCGAACTGCGTGACCAACTGTTCGGTGGTCATGCTGTCCTGGGTCTGCTGCCAGAGCTTCTGTTTGAAGAACGCGACCCCTTTCGGACCCGCGTCAGCGCAGATAACCGGTCTTCGAGCGTCTCTTCGACGGCGTTGACGAGCGTCGTGCCACCGTTCGCTTCAGTGGCGTTGATCGCCAGATGCGTCAGGCCGTCTCGGTCGACGTAGTACAGGTGACGGTACACACCCGGACGAGTTCACCCAAGAGTCCGTGCGTCTGATCACGGCGCTCACGGAGCTCCTCGATCTGCTCGTTGGAGAGGTCGGCCGTCTGCTGGGAGTCGTCGAGGAGAGCCTCGATGGCTTCCAGCTGACGCGCCTCGTCGATCGCACCTTGGATACGTTCCTTGTCAGGGGCGAGGAAGAGGACGTAGTTCTTGTAGACTCGGCTCTGGGTCTCGCCACCGTGCTTCGAGGCGGATTTCTGGTACAGCGTCTGAATCTTCTCCGGAATTTCACTCCCACCGTCGGAGACAGGGGCGGTGTCCATATGCATCACCGCGAGCTGGGGCTTGGAGACCTTGTCCGGAAGGTCAGCTGGTGACTCGGGGAAGACGACGGTCTTGAAGCCGCCAGTCCCAATCTCTGTTTTCTCTGCCGGGATTCGAACCGATTGCGCGCCTGCGCGTCGGGCGTGTTGTCCACCCGCTGGTCGATGATACGGATGAGGTTTGGATCAGACTTGAACCGGACGCGCTCCTCGTCGTAGAGGTAGTAACACGCGACGTTCATGTCGCCGCCAGACAGCGCCTCCAACGCCGAGTCGTAGTTGTCGAAACGGATGTCGGGGTGGCCGAGTGCGGCGTTCATCTCCGCACGCGTGAGTCCGGTTGCTTGCTCCCCGTAGGCCAGGCTATGCCAGAGGACTGTTGTCGTCAGATGGCCGCCCAGCGGTGGAATCCCTTTCTCTGTCCACTTGCGGTCTTCGAGCTGGGCATGGGCCGTGTTGTCTTCGCTGTAGATGTCAGCCGAGACAGCCGCACTTAGGTCGACGAATTCGAACAGCGTCTCACGAAGCGTCGAGTCGATACTCCCGTCGGGAGCGTTGTCAGCGGGCGTGAGGTCGTACAGTCGAATCCAGTGGCGGTCGTAGTGATCGGGCTGGTGGTTCCAGAGGTAGTAGACCGCCCGTGCGAGGAGCTTCAGTGCGCCTCGGGTTCGCTGGAACTTCGGAATCGTGTCGATCTTCTCCGTGAGCGTATCGATGATCGTCGGGTGGAACGGGTATTCGCGTTCCAGCCGGTCGACGAAGCTGGCGTCCGTCGCCTCCTGCGGGAACTGTCGGTCACTCCCCGCGTAGTACTGGAAGTACGATTCGGCGAGCGTCTCTGCCTGGTCCCGTTCGATTTCCTCGAAGAGTCGGTGCTGGAGAACCTGGCCAACTTCGTTTTCGGAGGTCGGCGTGACGGTCTTGTGCTGTCGACGGCCGATCTGGTTCAGTTCGTCGATGAGCGTCCGAACTTCCTCTGCCTCTTCTTCGAAGGCAGTGTCCGCAATACTGTATACGACCGTGACCTCGTCGACCTCTGACGCGGTTTCGAGGAGTGAGAGAACGAAGCTCAGGGTCTGGCTGGCTAGCGTCGCGTTCCCGACTTCGACCGCGGACGCCGCCTCGAGGTAGGCTGCGATCTCGTCGATGAGGATGAGGGCAGGACCATCACCAAGCTCGAACAGCCCTTTTAGGGTGTTCCCGCCAGGTGCGTTCCGATCCTGATCATATTCTTTGATATACTCGTAGCCATCGAGGCCATACAGCTGGTAGGCGATTTCTCCCCACATCGTCCGCGTGTTCGGAGCGTTCGGGTCTGACCGGTCGCTCCGGGCGTTTCGGGCGTCGACGTGTCCCCCCACGAAGACAGACGTGTCGACGTTGAGCCCCTGATCTACCGCATCCAGATAGGCAGCACCGAGGTCTTCCTCACCCTCGACGAGATGGCGGTTCAGATCGTCGATATCTGTCGGATTATTCGCGAGGTGGTACGAGGCGATGAGGTCGTGCGTCTTCCCGCCACCAAAACGGGTATCCAGGCACAGAATACTGCTGGAGTAACCACCGCTATCGTACCCGCCAGCCGCGAGGAACCGCCCCGCGAGGTTGCTCAGTAGCGTCCGAAGCCCGTCGGTCGGGTACGTCATATCGAAGAACTGCGTCGCATTCCGATAGACTGGAGCGGCGTCGTCCGGCGAATGTGCGACAGTTGCCAGGCTTGCGGCGAACTGGTCCTCCTGTAGCGTTCCGTCGAGGACGTCTCCCCGAGGAGTACATGCGTCAAACAGACTCGGATAATCTGAGCTACTCATGAGTCTACCTCCTGCTGGCTCGGCTTGGACGATGATGAACTCCCCGATCGCTATTGTTGATGAGTGCGTGAGCGATTTCTTTCGACTCAGCGATGTCGATCTTGATTGGCTCGCCCACCTCTGCATCGAACTTATCGAGTTCAGGTCCGGACAGATTCACTCGTCCAGACCTCCCCGTGTTTTCCCTATTTGTTTACGAGTCATCCGGATG comes from Salinirubellus salinus and encodes:
- a CDS encoding DEAD/DEAH box helicase gives rise to the protein MSLPSNDPFATTASPGTFCSALAVASRGIDALLENDGEMRLVVGTELYSTDRPIFEALTDELTDELEELEDEQLDAQLQLLARLLREGRLHIKVAVPREGSWRIFHPKMGIFHDDDGNALSFEGSVNETVGGWKNNYERFKVHRSWVDQQSTYVDGDIDTFDRLWENEHPYVEVYDLPEAIEKELIDWKDPDSQTKLEEAIQIARGEAPPTERDKANIISDGHLSPGGLALAEEGSTITPWPHQRVVSDTLVNTYPNSFLLCDEVGLGKTIEAGLTLSRLGLTDELETGLLLVPASLTVQWQEEMWEKFNLNTYRYERGSNYEYAFIDAFGREHSPPGASELDLQGQEREQAWVESPMWRFLHDHQDGDENSGPAIVIMSWHTARLRDRWDQVAPKDGGQTRTRDEVPASCRGRQTSNREGVWDAVIVDEAHNGRKGSSFYSMLERLRDHTQAYYLLTATPMQLHAGELYDLMSLLDLPGEWDNQDEFVEFFETRRALTKALDKEVGSDTSSNDESWSAQATLTESRYQDRLPGERSLSDLVFDAVGTELDVGDDQQARSIAKQRVLRACDLASDYGEHYDGYIDVFESAMDEHDVDPFDAKEDEKLKYLLYPAWKADEEWLTFSRNERLAALDELSESGWKVVQDVLGESTPVDALIHRNTRDTLRKYERVGLLDATVPDRNPEQHKIELTDETRRVYDRIDDYTRKFYKLAQQSDEAESRAIGFVMTTYRQRLTSSVYAISQSLQNRLKKLRGQRTVLRGKQRAQEADSGGSRQVVMETLSEYDLEDVEALEELEGDLEDADLAEIIPNVTDEGLHLLDQEIEELESFVDELAEIDQDPKIGQLIDDLNELDHEGHNRAIIFTQYADTMDFIRQSLVSIHGETVATYSGRGGEMYDGDSGSWTHVGKERVKREFAADDGQVDILVCTDSASEGLNLQECGALINYDLPWNPMRVEQRIGRIDRIGQRYDEVTILNYSYEDTVETDIYERLDARIGLFENVVGDMQPILSGVSSQIRSATLETERDESRDAVERADKEFSDRIEKQEESDRVDVGESLDDIDEPLAQDVIDEAKLDAWESFNHPDILDVGADDYDADTPFTVQSLESVLTSSEALVDAGIRFTSVDELGIDVTDTEYGDGFEFGECTYRLEVSDIESIPELDTEGTLASVIAPDDEEVAVTFSDECADEFPSLHYLAPGNPLLRHLVETWRTTSDGTERLVKFTESKGQSSRPVVCGWGRDGTISVVGDDGTVAEATTVTELSNWYDDFVANREQYSAD
- a CDS encoding DUF1156 domain-containing protein, which translates into the protein MSENPIHDSEEDSSLKPLAIEGKLPLKTVGIENLREANPQYLPPHRYLHPWFARRPTPASRLAILASVLPQGIDSDDLLRWMQIGPNREVEGSLNEYVERKKATEDQRSGNLESHYGYPRPFTQSPTDSERAEIHEALREHWDGELPSVLDPTAGGGVIPYESLRYGLPTHANELNPVPSLILKVMLEYAPAVGDIESEVKRWAKKVDDRAKPRIQEYFPSTRESHTPDNYVCTYHVQCRSCGAEIPLVTKWWIRTRSDGIRVVVRPEILDDGTVEYEVIVNPDEEDLRGFDADNGPVSRGGDAECLRCGVVTEDDEVRERFNEGEFDYDVYCVRYLKSDGHHGFRSPNEADVEALDAARDRIQSDFELSTFLSTPIPEGNKTAEPRNFGINQWRELFSPRQLVCNYEYVDAINHFQPQIEEEHNQKTAEAILTLLTLSFSKLIDRNSRLADWDTSKGYPSRMFKGKNLAFKRVFTDNNISVGGVDFVSYVDKIYQSYGELVGYLPEGSDPANVSVGDAANLNQAEDSVSAVVVDPPYYSSIMYAELSDVFYVWMRELLDDVFPDIFRESLTDKENEAVANPDRFDGVAGNGSSKRDLANDSYERKMSEIFSELYRVLEPGGVMTVMFTHKETDAWDTLTMSLINSGFTITSTHPITSEMPQRAGMRESASADSTLLLTGRKPHQERDPENAVPTLWNDVKSDTRAAAKNAARDLIDSGLSLTKTDVIISAFGPTLRVFADAYPVVDDEDNEVPPRRALEEAREAVTQVLVDEYLEAEGIGDLDDITEWYILCWLVHESDTFSYDEGLQLGYGIGVDVDDIKRSTKTWRKSRGDMRLRGHADRVQNANEKPENRSSRIPVNPDDLSFGLALDKVHAAMHIYDVKGESACCDWLRERNFDSDSTFKATLQALLQVLPHDHEDWELARDLAVGRTRDVLDLDFSPNVFAEDNQQTQQTGIDDY
- a CDS encoding DUF7680 family protein; its protein translation is MTSHPTPDADAPPTLGPEDETIGAGQFGSSVYGGRPTFALVRRDDAEGASLTLYELLPEAQASARRDRLQRGNPNRGLVTEAFESVFGESADPEVDRWEWDDWTAMKVTRLSESRLRSILPLVRETLRGADRDESVLTAGGAAEVFLPETVGVRLALGFLGVKPIQRVDRMRAFCRGIARMSDEECYYWHAKCRSPSSPNGEKALRTLLTDHI